The following coding sequences lie in one Heyndrickxia oleronia genomic window:
- a CDS encoding PIG-L family deacetylase translates to MKKLLYAFLAILLVAAFLPFKGHANDENNKVDLDLWNAVKPLETTVTFLNTGAHPDDERSDFLAYLSRGLGVKTSSLIANRGEGGQNEIGNELGNALGIIRSREMIEAAKITGVKAYHLSETTSDAIYDFGFSKSPEETLKNWGEDVTYERLIRFIRTYQPDIVMPSFRNVDSQHGHHRTMEILSERAFKDAADPKVFPDQLKEGLSTWQIKKFYLPSGSDDPVTTTIEIGDYDPIYGMTYPQLGEQSRYMHKSQGMGSDIPAEPRQVKLELLFSTKDANDSSSLFAGIPYNFAEWAQILPPTENDLKVQLAKLQQNLNSITDSYPSRASVFDKTQKTLKDARQLQKKIKKANLKEDLQLDLLHKLSIKIDQLETVSFISSNLEVKATADSTILTKGHKAKVNVKVKNNGENKLNHLDIALITPKGWKTTSSKKADSLAPGKTLNLAFEVNVPNNAEEYHAYKEPAIQASITFKQNGTETTYVQELEGTIAVLPDISATLSPENIIVNTADIQDEIPVTVKLKNYHEGKVTSTVRLSIPVGWDVHPRSANVSLSKKLEEKEITFKVSPPKDILKGDFQLSAKISYDGKTFDSTVQEINYDHIGTFYYQYPAMVKGVAFELLKPSKLKIGYIDSGFDKVADYLLNAGFDITKLTEADLATGDLNQYDTIVTGIRAYLSRDDLVKHNDRLLKYVEDGGHLVVQYHKPGDRWDPLKTAPFKLKIGDPSIRWRVTDENAKVTVTKPDSPLFNYPNKITDNDWNNWIQERGLYYPMEWDNQFETFVSMADPNEDPFTGGILMAKYGKGTYLYTNLVFYRQIQDQVPGGYRIFTNLISYDDKN, encoded by the coding sequence TTGAAAAAGCTCTTATATGCTTTTCTTGCCATTCTTTTAGTTGCAGCATTCCTTCCGTTTAAAGGTCATGCAAACGATGAAAACAATAAGGTGGATCTTGATTTATGGAATGCGGTAAAACCTCTTGAAACTACTGTGACCTTCTTAAATACTGGGGCACATCCTGATGATGAACGCAGTGATTTTTTAGCTTATTTATCAAGAGGTTTAGGTGTAAAAACCTCAAGCCTCATTGCCAATCGTGGTGAAGGTGGGCAAAATGAAATTGGAAATGAGCTTGGAAACGCCTTAGGAATTATTCGATCGCGTGAAATGATCGAAGCGGCAAAAATTACTGGAGTAAAAGCCTATCATTTAAGTGAAACAACCTCTGATGCAATATATGACTTTGGTTTCTCTAAATCTCCTGAAGAAACCTTAAAAAATTGGGGAGAAGATGTGACCTATGAACGACTGATTCGATTTATCCGCACATACCAGCCTGATATTGTCATGCCTTCTTTTAGAAATGTTGATAGCCAACATGGGCACCACCGAACGATGGAAATATTAAGTGAAAGAGCATTTAAAGACGCTGCCGATCCAAAGGTGTTTCCAGATCAATTAAAAGAGGGTTTATCCACGTGGCAGATTAAGAAATTTTATTTACCGTCCGGTTCAGATGATCCTGTCACCACAACTATTGAAATTGGAGATTATGACCCAATCTATGGAATGACTTATCCACAGCTTGGAGAACAATCACGCTATATGCACAAAAGCCAGGGTATGGGATCCGATATTCCAGCAGAACCAAGACAAGTAAAATTAGAACTCCTCTTTTCAACTAAAGATGCCAATGATAGTAGCTCCTTATTTGCTGGTATTCCATATAACTTTGCAGAATGGGCACAAATACTTCCACCAACTGAAAATGATCTTAAAGTCCAATTAGCAAAGCTCCAACAAAACTTAAATTCAATTACCGATTCCTATCCAAGTCGTGCGTCTGTTTTTGATAAAACACAAAAAACACTAAAAGATGCCCGGCAACTACAAAAGAAAATAAAAAAGGCAAATTTGAAGGAAGATCTTCAACTAGATTTACTTCATAAACTTTCAATAAAAATCGATCAACTTGAAACCGTTAGTTTTATCTCTTCTAACCTAGAGGTTAAGGCAACTGCTGATTCAACAATATTAACAAAAGGACACAAAGCGAAGGTTAATGTAAAGGTAAAAAACAACGGAGAAAACAAACTAAATCATCTTGATATCGCCTTAATTACTCCGAAAGGTTGGAAGACAACTTCAAGTAAAAAAGCCGATTCGCTCGCCCCTGGCAAAACATTGAACTTAGCTTTTGAGGTGAATGTTCCGAATAATGCTGAAGAATATCATGCATACAAAGAACCAGCAATTCAAGCATCGATTACATTTAAACAAAATGGAACCGAAACCACCTATGTTCAAGAATTAGAAGGAACGATTGCAGTACTACCGGATATTAGTGCCACTTTATCTCCTGAAAATATTATCGTTAACACAGCAGACATACAGGATGAAATTCCTGTTACTGTAAAGCTAAAAAATTACCATGAAGGGAAAGTAACTTCAACCGTTCGCCTAAGTATTCCTGTCGGATGGGATGTTCATCCACGTTCTGCTAATGTGAGCTTATCGAAAAAACTAGAAGAAAAAGAAATCACATTTAAGGTCTCACCACCTAAGGATATTTTAAAAGGAGATTTTCAACTTTCCGCCAAAATTAGTTATGATGGCAAAACATTTGATTCTACTGTACAGGAAATAAACTATGATCATATCGGAACCTTTTATTATCAATATCCGGCTATGGTAAAGGGGGTTGCCTTTGAGCTATTAAAACCTTCAAAATTGAAAATTGGTTATATCGATAGTGGATTTGATAAAGTTGCTGATTATTTATTGAATGCTGGATTTGACATCACAAAACTAACAGAGGCTGATCTTGCAACAGGTGATTTAAATCAATATGACACGATTGTTACCGGGATACGTGCTTACCTGTCCCGTGACGATTTAGTTAAACATAATGACCGACTTCTTAAATATGTCGAGGATGGTGGACATTTAGTAGTTCAGTACCATAAACCCGGTGATCGATGGGACCCATTAAAAACCGCTCCATTTAAATTAAAAATTGGCGATCCTTCAATTAGATGGAGGGTTACCGATGAAAACGCAAAAGTTACTGTTACTAAACCAGATTCCCCTTTATTCAATTATCCAAATAAAATAACTGATAATGATTGGAACAATTGGATTCAGGAACGTGGCCTCTATTATCCGATGGAATGGGATAATCAATTCGAAACTTTCGTAAGTATGGCTGATCCAAATGAAGATCCATTTACTGGTGGCATTTTAATGGCTAAGTATGGAAAGGGAACATATTTATATACCAATTTAGTCTTCTATCGCCAAATACAGGATCAAGTTCCTGGGGGCTACAGAATCTTTACTAATTTGATTAGTTATGATGACAAGAATTAA
- a CDS encoding ROK family transcriptional regulator — protein MDIKGTPMQMKSINKKRVLQCIQEHAPISRAEISAKLSISKPTVSILVDELIQEHWVVEKGNGEASSQGGRRPIQLYFDEQAAYVAGIDIGGTKVKMVISDLSGTIVSQCNFPTNQYLEQGLMIQIRDKLNHLVKHAGIKQEAILGMGVGVPGITDTVNGLIVDAPSLNWMNYPFISEAKKYFSFPIHIDNDVNVAVLGEQWLGRAKNKRNVLFISVGTGIGCGIIIDNQLYRGTTNAAGEMGYMVTNKNDMRQNFHPLFQRYGYLESVAGGKSIGKQLTLKLQKNREHPLFKKATETELSAKDAFFLAKSGDLLARQVIDEAIEHLGFGIVNAACLLNPEVIILGGGVSQSAEEILFHVRKLVDQYLPSSVDIYPSQLADNAGVLGAVSLFLREHESIIRHSW, from the coding sequence ATGGATATTAAAGGAACGCCGATGCAGATGAAATCAATTAATAAAAAGAGGGTGCTTCAATGTATACAGGAACATGCACCTATATCAAGGGCAGAAATTTCTGCCAAGCTTTCTATAAGTAAACCGACTGTTTCTATTTTGGTCGACGAACTTATCCAAGAGCATTGGGTGGTTGAAAAAGGGAATGGTGAAGCATCCTCACAGGGAGGAAGGCGACCGATTCAATTATATTTCGATGAACAAGCAGCATATGTAGCAGGAATAGATATTGGTGGGACAAAAGTAAAAATGGTAATCAGTGATTTATCTGGAACAATAGTCTCTCAATGTAATTTCCCAACCAATCAATATTTAGAACAAGGCTTAATGATTCAGATTCGTGATAAATTAAATCACTTGGTCAAACATGCAGGGATTAAACAAGAAGCAATATTGGGGATGGGGGTTGGGGTCCCGGGAATAACAGATACAGTGAACGGCTTAATTGTGGATGCTCCTAGCTTAAATTGGATGAACTACCCATTTATTAGTGAGGCAAAGAAGTATTTCTCCTTTCCTATTCATATAGATAATGATGTGAATGTAGCTGTACTTGGCGAACAATGGTTAGGAAGAGCCAAGAATAAAAGGAATGTTCTTTTCATATCCGTAGGAACAGGTATTGGTTGTGGAATCATTATTGATAATCAACTATACAGAGGCACTACAAATGCAGCAGGTGAAATGGGGTATATGGTCACCAACAAAAATGATATGAGGCAAAATTTCCATCCATTGTTTCAACGTTATGGATATTTGGAAAGTGTTGCAGGCGGAAAGTCCATTGGTAAACAGTTAACGTTGAAACTCCAAAAGAATAGAGAACATCCATTATTTAAAAAAGCAACTGAAACAGAGCTATCGGCAAAGGATGCTTTTTTTCTAGCAAAATCAGGAGATCTACTTGCACGGCAAGTGATTGATGAAGCAATAGAACATTTAGGGTTTGGCATTGTTAATGCTGCTTGCCTGTTAAATCCAGAGGTAATTATTTTAGGAGGTGGTGTTTCCCAATCAGCTGAGGAGATATTATTTCATGTGCGTAAGCTTGTGGATCAATACCTTCCTAGTTCAGTTGATATTTATCCATCACAATTAGCCGATAATGCGGGGGTTTTGGGAGCTGTTTCGCTTTTCCTACGGGAACATGAAAGCATAATAAGACATTCATGGTAG
- a CDS encoding extracellular solute-binding protein — protein MKKRKMVSLLGVLTLSATMILSACSSSGEKDSKETSKESDNKLEDKVVIYSPHGKDILGQFEKMFEEKYGIDVEWLDMGSQEVLDRIRSEKNNPQADVWWGAPSTNFEQAKGEDLLDPYEPTYSATLDEGFHEPDWYWTGTSQTPEVIMYNTKLLKKEEVPKDWDELLDPKWKDKIIIRYPLASGTMRTIFSAMIYRDFKDSGDPNTGYEWLKKLDANTKEYSANPEMMYNKVAKGEGLLSVWGMPDVAMLKEQKNYPFDFIIPASGTPVLTEGIAIVKGAPHPKAAEAFYEFVNTPEAAKILAEQHYRIPTRNDVTDLPDWIKNTEIKEMDIDWDVFESQSDVWMKYWDENIKNGDKQIKE, from the coding sequence ATGAAGAAAAGGAAAATGGTGTCCTTGCTTGGGGTATTGACTTTGTCCGCTACGATGATTTTATCAGCGTGTAGTTCTTCCGGAGAAAAGGATTCGAAAGAAACCTCGAAGGAGTCTGATAACAAGTTAGAGGATAAAGTGGTTATTTATTCTCCACATGGAAAGGACATTCTTGGTCAATTTGAGAAGATGTTTGAAGAAAAATACGGCATTGATGTTGAATGGCTAGATATGGGTTCTCAGGAAGTGCTTGACCGCATTCGTTCAGAGAAAAACAATCCACAAGCAGACGTTTGGTGGGGGGCTCCATCCACTAATTTTGAACAAGCAAAAGGAGAGGACTTGTTAGATCCTTATGAACCAACCTATTCTGCTACTCTTGATGAAGGGTTCCATGAGCCTGATTGGTACTGGACAGGAACGAGTCAAACGCCCGAAGTGATTATGTATAATACTAAGCTTCTAAAAAAAGAAGAGGTACCAAAGGACTGGGATGAACTTCTTGATCCGAAATGGAAGGATAAAATTATCATTCGTTATCCTCTAGCTTCTGGAACTATGAGAACGATTTTTTCAGCAATGATTTATCGTGACTTTAAAGATTCAGGGGATCCTAATACTGGTTATGAATGGTTAAAGAAATTAGATGCAAATACGAAAGAATATTCAGCGAATCCGGAGATGATGTATAACAAGGTTGCCAAAGGTGAAGGGCTACTTTCTGTATGGGGAATGCCAGATGTTGCAATGTTAAAAGAACAGAAGAATTATCCGTTTGATTTTATTATTCCTGCGAGTGGTACTCCTGTGTTAACTGAAGGAATTGCAATTGTGAAGGGGGCGCCACATCCGAAGGCAGCTGAAGCATTTTATGAATTTGTTAATACACCTGAAGCAGCAAAGATTTTAGCTGAACAGCATTATCGAATTCCAACGAGAAATGATGTAACTGATTTACCAGATTGGATTAAAAATACAGAAATTAAAGAAATGGATATCGATTGGGATGTATTTGAAAGCCAATCGGATGTGTGGATGAAATATTGGGATGAAAATATAAAAAATGGTGATAAACAGATTAAAGAATAG
- a CDS encoding ABC transporter ATP-binding protein: MASINLENVQKTFGKVIAVDQLNLQIREGEFFTFLGPSGCGKTTTLRMIAGFYYPTKGIVRFGEKDMTRVPPEKRNTGMVFQNYALFPHMTVFENVAFGLKVRKIPSTEIKNRVHDVLEKVRLDTFSNRQVSQLSGGQQQRVALARALVIEPEILLLDEPLSNLDAKLRDEMRTEILRLQRDYHITTIYVTHDQAEALSMSDRIAVFNNGVCHQIGTPFEIYNEPANDFVAQFIGEINFIPFEMDKIKEEKIEVRIIQGNQSLSVKRIPFNDVEFSMDEKLILSIRPESIKLSTQAMEGENVLEGKIESLQFFGSAVEILVKVQDITLKVNLLNPADLSVLKKESMVWLELPADRIRLIPKISGDRL; this comes from the coding sequence ATGGCTTCCATTAACCTTGAAAACGTACAAAAGACTTTCGGAAAGGTAATTGCCGTAGATCAGCTTAATTTACAGATTAGGGAAGGGGAGTTCTTCACTTTCCTAGGACCGAGCGGCTGTGGAAAAACAACAACTCTCCGAATGATTGCAGGATTCTATTACCCAACAAAAGGAATTGTTCGCTTTGGAGAAAAGGATATGACACGTGTTCCTCCTGAAAAAAGAAATACGGGCATGGTTTTTCAAAACTATGCCCTATTCCCTCATATGACGGTGTTTGAAAATGTTGCTTTCGGGTTAAAAGTCCGAAAAATCCCTTCTACTGAGATAAAAAATCGCGTTCATGATGTCTTAGAAAAAGTTCGCCTAGATACATTCAGTAACCGTCAAGTGAGCCAATTAAGTGGGGGACAGCAACAACGAGTGGCATTGGCTCGTGCATTGGTGATTGAACCCGAAATCCTTTTATTAGATGAACCTTTAAGCAATTTGGATGCGAAATTACGTGATGAAATGCGTACAGAAATTTTACGCTTACAGCGCGATTATCATATAACGACAATCTACGTCACTCATGATCAGGCAGAAGCATTGTCAATGAGTGATCGAATAGCTGTATTTAATAATGGGGTATGTCACCAAATTGGGACACCATTTGAAATTTATAATGAACCTGCAAATGATTTTGTTGCGCAATTTATTGGAGAAATAAACTTTATTCCGTTTGAAATGGATAAAATCAAGGAAGAAAAAATTGAGGTTCGGATTATTCAAGGAAATCAAAGCTTATCTGTCAAACGTATACCATTTAATGATGTAGAATTTTCCATGGATGAAAAGCTGATTCTTTCCATTCGTCCTGAGTCCATTAAACTATCAACCCAAGCAATGGAAGGAGAAAATGTGTTAGAAGGGAAGATAGAGAGTTTACAGTTTTTTGGTTCCGCTGTTGAGATTCTAGTAAAGGTACAGGATATAACATTAAAGGTAAACCTGTTAAATCCAGCTGATTTATCTGTATTAAAGAAAGAATCGATGGTTTGGCTGGAGTTGCCGGCTGATCGGATTCGCTTAATTCCTAAGATAAGCGGTGATCGATTATGA
- a CDS encoding ABC transporter permease, whose protein sequence is MMKNRNHRLTIYLLIPILLILIAYVLYPSIKTLIESLQKDGIYTLANYSDFFVQESKTNLEALWNSVYISVLSVIASALIGIPLALIFNRYQFPGRGFFASAAIMPIVLPSLVGVMAFMFLYGETGLIPNAIKDLFGLEKVPFSIGGVSGILIVHAYTMYVYFYMTVSSAINKIDPSLEEAAYNLGASKFKVFWKVTFPLLTPAIVAASLLVFMISMASFSAPFLLAGGYRVLSLQIYFSKINGDMEIAATQSVILSIVSISFLLFMQWYQNRKDYRMATKGIGAHRSEVKNPFLKWVMVVCGVIGVLILLLPHLTILLLSLVPDGTWTWQTYPTVFNIENYRLLLDDPNIWKPIKNSLLLAIIATAGNFVFGVFTSYLLVKRKFIGKSFIDILVMIPWALPATVIGMNLIFAFNEPNIFSFGHILVGTFAILPLAYFVRHIPLVVRSTNAVLEQLDDSLEEASRNLGAKWFYTFRRVILPIIMPGVLSGTLLAFIESVGEFPTSVLLYTLANRPISIEIMNQLRMFNMGQAAAYGMFQIALIAIVLFISNKFFGVKAEQSL, encoded by the coding sequence ATGATGAAAAATCGGAATCATCGGTTGACTATTTATCTATTAATCCCAATTCTTCTCATACTCATTGCTTATGTTTTATATCCTTCCATAAAGACATTAATCGAAAGCTTGCAAAAGGATGGCATATATACACTTGCGAATTACTCGGACTTTTTTGTACAAGAATCGAAAACCAACCTAGAAGCGCTTTGGAATTCTGTTTATATTTCAGTTTTAAGTGTGATTGCCAGTGCATTGATCGGCATCCCGCTTGCACTTATTTTTAATCGTTATCAATTTCCGGGTCGCGGCTTTTTTGCATCAGCTGCGATTATGCCAATTGTACTGCCATCTTTAGTTGGTGTAATGGCCTTTATGTTTTTATATGGAGAAACGGGTCTAATTCCTAATGCAATAAAGGATTTATTTGGATTAGAAAAGGTACCTTTTAGTATTGGTGGGGTATCCGGAATCTTAATTGTTCACGCCTATACAATGTATGTGTATTTTTATATGACTGTTTCATCTGCCATTAATAAAATTGATCCGAGTTTAGAAGAAGCTGCTTATAATTTAGGAGCAAGTAAGTTTAAAGTATTTTGGAAAGTGACATTTCCATTGTTAACACCAGCGATTGTTGCTGCATCATTATTAGTATTTATGATTTCAATGGCTTCGTTTAGTGCCCCCTTCCTATTAGCTGGTGGATACCGCGTACTTAGCTTACAAATATATTTTTCAAAAATAAATGGAGATATGGAAATTGCAGCTACTCAATCTGTCATTCTCTCCATTGTATCGATAAGCTTCTTACTATTCATGCAATGGTATCAGAATCGCAAAGATTACCGCATGGCAACAAAAGGGATTGGTGCACATCGTAGTGAAGTAAAAAATCCATTTCTTAAGTGGGTGATGGTCGTTTGTGGAGTGATCGGTGTATTAATTTTATTATTACCCCACCTTACCATTCTATTACTCTCATTAGTACCGGATGGAACATGGACATGGCAGACCTATCCAACCGTATTTAATATCGAAAATTATCGTCTATTATTAGATGATCCTAATATATGGAAGCCGATTAAAAATAGCTTGTTGCTTGCCATCATTGCTACTGCCGGAAATTTTGTGTTTGGTGTGTTTACTTCATATTTATTAGTAAAAAGGAAATTTATTGGCAAAAGCTTTATTGATATATTAGTAATGATTCCTTGGGCATTGCCTGCAACAGTTATCGGCATGAATTTAATCTTTGCCTTTAACGAACCGAATATATTTTCATTTGGACATATTCTTGTGGGTACATTCGCGATATTGCCATTAGCTTATTTTGTTCGCCACATCCCATTAGTTGTTCGATCAACAAATGCTGTATTAGAGCAATTGGATGATTCCTTGGAGGAAGCTTCTAGAAATTTAGGTGCAAAATGGTTTTATACGTTTAGAAGGGTCATATTACCGATTATTATGCCAGGTGTACTATCTGGTACATTGCTTGCCTTTATTGAATCGGTCGGTGAATTCCCAACCTCGGTATTATTGTACACACTAGCAAATCGACCGATTTCGATTGAGATTATGAATCAGCTAAGAATGTTTAATATGGGGCAGGCAGCTGCTTATGGAATGTTCCAAATTGCTTTAATCGCCATCGTACTATTTATTTCGAATAAATTTTTTGGAGTGAAGGCCGAGCAATCTTTGTAA